The DNA sequence GAGGCGCCGCCCCTGGTAGGCGAGGGGCACGGTGAGTTCCCGCCATGCGGGTGGCAGGCGCGGGGCGAGCGCGAGTGTGTCTTTGTCGACCGGAGTCGCGCCGAGGAAGCCCTCCACCAGGATCTGCCAGGCGCCGGCGTAGGCCGACAGATGCAGTCCGTTGCGGTAGTCCTCTCGGGGCGTGTAGTCGAGGTTGTACCGTGCGGCCCGTGACAGGAAGGCCAGCGCTGCGTCAGCGCGCCCGAGCCGTGCCGCGACGACTCCGTGCGGTGCGGCGCTGAGCGAGGACTCGTGCGCCGTCCGTGGTTCGTAGTAGTCGTAGGCACGGGCCAGGGTGGCCGGGTCGAACACGTCGGGCAGCAGATGAGCCAGGAGCAGGATGTCCGCCTGCTTCACCAGCCTGGTGGGGAACGGCTGCAGATCGTCGGCGAGCGCCCGCTCCTCCTCGCTGAGCCGGGCCGAGGGTCCGTGGCCGGGGGCCCGCGGCGGGCAGTCCGGGAGGGCCGCGTATCCCTCGTGCTGTGCCGGGACCTCGCCGTCCAGCGGCTCGGGGATCAGGACGCTGCGGGCGATTCTGCTCCAGTGCCTCCTCTCCTCCTGGGTGATCCCGAGGCGCCTGGCCACCGCCGCCGCCTCCGGGGCCGGCAGGCCCTCTGTGCCGTCCAGCAGCGCGAGCGCGTAGACGAGGTTCCAGCGCAGCATCACGTTGGTGAAGTGGTTGTTGTCGACGTGGTAATGGTATTCGTCGGGGCCCATCACGGAGCGCACAACATGGGCCCCAGTCGCGTCGTCCCAGGTGAAAACGGATGCCGCGAAGCGGGCCGTCTCCAGGACGAGTTCCGCGCCCCTGGCCGTGAGGAAGCCGGTGTCACCGGTCACCCGGTGGTACCGGTGGACGGCGTAGGCCACGTCCGCCGAGTTGTGGAGCACCTCGCGCACGCTCCACTCGGTGATGTCGCGGTTCTCCGGATAGTCGAGCAGGCGGTGGGGGCCGTTCTCCCGCCCGGCGTCGTTCGCCGCCTCGGGGAACCGGGCCCCGGCGAAGCCGGTCGTCCGCGCGAACTCCCGAGCCTCCGGGAGGTGTTCGTGACGGAAGACGAGGTGGGCGCGCGCGACCTCGGGCACCGTCCACGCCCAGAACGCGTCCTTGTGGAGCTCGGTGTCGAAGAACGTCGCCCCTGAGTGGTAGCAGCCGGAGAGACCGCGCGCCGGTGTGACGGCGGACGTCCTGGCGGGCAGTTCGTGCTGCAGCAACTGGAACTGGCAGTACCGGACGGCCTCCTGCACCTCCGGGTCGCCGTCGACGGTGATCCCGTGGGCCCGCCATCGGCGGTGCCACTCGGCCCGGTGCTCCGCGAGAAGCTCGTCCGCGCCCGCGCCCCGCACCTCGTCCGCCACGTCCTGTGCGCGGCCAGCCTGCCAGACGAGATCGAAGCGGACCTCCGCGGTGCCGCCCCGGGCCTGGGTGTCGAGGACTAGG is a window from the Streptomyces zhihengii genome containing:
- a CDS encoding glycosyl hydrolase family 65 protein encodes the protein MSDTGMTPAGWLLPVTAAGPRQAAYAEALLHLANSHQGLRVPLDVDDPHSEPGFFLRDVYDAGVGVDREIVNLPHPLGLRVRQGYERLRPDCPATRTLDMRDGVVRSTTPLTGPDGDRVLLTTVTAVHATRPSVGVMTGTLRVPAGVSSLALDVFWDNTRGNAYLGGAVPELAMVHTLVDGVAHRGDAVELDCRLTGTGERLLLTADTRCERVSRRIPLTEFRRWGQTLVLDTQARGGTAEVRFDLVWQAGRAQDVADEVRGAGADELLAEHRAEWHRRWRAHGITVDGDPEVQEAVRYCQFQLLQHELPARTSAVTPARGLSGCYHSGATFFDTELHKDAFWAWTVPEVARAHLVFRHEHLPEAREFARTTGFAGARFPEAANDAGRENGPHRLLDYPENRDITEWSVREVLHNSADVAYAVHRYHRVTGDTGFLTARGAELVLETARFAASVFTWDDATGAHVVRSVMGPDEYHYHVDNNHFTNVMLRWNLVYALALLDGTEGLPAPEAAAVARRLGITQEERRHWSRIARSVLIPEPLDGEVPAQHEGYAALPDCPPRAPGHGPSARLSEEERALADDLQPFPTRLVKQADILLLAHLLPDVFDPATLARAYDYYEPRTAHESSLSAAPHGVVAARLGRADAALAFLSRAARYNLDYTPREDYRNGLHLSAYAGAWQILVEGFLGATPVDKDTLALAPRLPPAWRELTVPLAYQGRRLIVCLRRDGPSVRLLSGTKLRVRVDDA